TCAGGGTCAGGGTGAAAAACAGATAGCCAAGCCCAAGCGCCAGGGCCAGCAGCGACAGGACGGTCCACAGCGCCGCCATGGTGCGCAGCGGTTTGTGGCGGGCATGGACCCCCTGCCAATGGGGCGAAAGCTCCCGTTCAAACACGCCATACTGGCCAAGCAGGGTTTTGTAGAGACTGTCGCGAATGCGGGAAAGCTCAAGCGGTCCCTTGGAGGAAACGCGGGTACGGCCTTCGAACGCCAGCGACAGGGACAGGTAGATCAGCAGCAGCAGATCCTTGGCAGACCCAGGCGATTGATGGAAATGATCGAGAATATCGAACACCCGGTCGCCGCCCGTCACGTCATTGTGGAAGGTGGAGACCAAGCCCGAGCGCGCCCACCCGGCCCGCACGCCCCAGGGCGTAGACAAAACCACATCGTCGATTGTCGCGCAGACGACATAATGGGCGGCGCGCGCCCGTTCCGGGCTGATCCGGGCGCTGGCGAGATCACGCTCATAGCGGTTGACCGCATTGATGCAGACCTGGCGCAGTTCCTCGATATCCGGCTGTTCGGCGCGGTAGCGCAGCGCATGTGCAAGGTTGAGCAGCGGTGCTGCTGAGCGCACCAGCACCGGCATTTCGCTGCTGCCGAAGCGGAAATTGTCGATCAGATGCGCGACAGGCATCCGCGCCCCGCTGTCGTTGGGTGCCGGTTGCGATGTTTCGCCGTCGAGCAGGTCGGCGACCTTGCGGGCGTTGTCGTCCTGGAGGCGTTTTTCCTCCGTGACTTCCACCACGGTCGGCAGATCCTGCCAGGAAGGAGGCCGTTCGTTGCTCATTCTCTCAAGGCCCACATTTCGAGTTCAAGACCAGGGAAGTCGCCTGCCAGGTGCAGGGCAATCGCCCCGGATGTTTCAAGCTGTTTCCAGAGCGGCGTCTTGGTATCCAGCTCGAAATAGATGGTTCCGGCCCGGTAAGGCAGCTGGCGTGGCAGAACTGGCAACGGGCGCACCGGAATGCCCGGCAGCGCGACATTGACCAGTTCGGCGATCCGCTCCACCGGCCCGACCTTGATACGAGCGGGTAGGGTGCGGCGCACGTCTTCCGCCGACATGTCCGCCCGCACTGCCAGCACGAAACCAGCATCGCGCAGCAGGCTGCGGTCGTTGATCGTGCCGACCCGCACGCCGTGGCGGCGTTCCACCAGCTCGATAGCGACAGCCGATTGCGCCAGCACCGAGGACAGCGAGGTGCGCAAATCCTCGAAGACAGCGCCAAACGTCGCCTTCAGATCGTCATGGCGATAGGCCGGAAAATCCGTCGCCCGCTTGCTCTCCATGGTGAACGTTGCAAGCTCGCCGGCTAGCTGAATGCATTGCTCGTAAAACTGTATGGGATGCAGGCGTGTGGCGTTGGACAATGCATGTTTCAACAGCGGATCGGCGCGGTTGAGGATCTGCAACAGGAAATAATCACCAACTTCCGCGGTGCCGCGAATGGTCGGATCGCCGATCCGCTCGGCAATCGCTTCCGCCCGGTGCCGGACGATGCCCAGCAATTCGGTCATCAATTCATGCAGTCTTGAGGACGCCGTGCAGTTCAAGCTGGCTGGAATGAAATCCGGGTCGAGGAGAACAGCCTTGTCGGAGCGCACCTCGACCACGCGGGCAAGCCCGAGCAGTTCATAACCAGCCAGATCGTCGCCGGTCTTCAACAGCTTCAGGTTCAGCCGTCCGACATCGATGGGCGCCAGGAAATCGGTTTCCACATTGGCATCCGGCGCTTCATAGGGTGAAGCAACAAGCCGCACACTGTTGACCGCCGAGGTGCCGGTCTGGGCCATGTCAGCCTTGCCGGGCTGGCGGGCGGGAAGGGCCAGATAGATCACCGCGTTCTTGACGGATTCGTCCAGCTCAAGGGCTGCTGGCAGGTCGGTATCCTCAGGCGCATCGAAGGGTGTGCCATCCGGCAGCATGCCACGCAGGCCCGACAGGGCGAACTGGCCGATGGCAAGGGCGCTGCGGTCGAGGCCAATCTCCAGAATACCCCAGGGATAAGGCGTAAGGCTGCGCGCCACCGAGCGCACCAGACGCTCCGTCCAGCGGTCGGACTGCTGGAAATGTTGGACGCGAAGGAACATGCCTTCGGTCCAGGCAACCCGGTTTTCATGTCTCATCGGTTGTTTCTACCCCCATTACTCTGTCGGCTTGAACCGGTACGGCTGGCTCTTCGGCCTGCTCGCCCATGGCGGCGCGACGCATGAAATCCCTGAATGAAAGAATACGGCCCTCGGCCTGAAACAATTGCCGATAGGCCGCCCAGTAGTCGCGCTCGGCAAGGAAAGGCAGCCGCACCGGCGAGTTTGCGTCTACCTTGGCCTCCAGCAGGCGTGGGTCCAGCGACCGGCCTGCCGCCTGCATCATGGTTTGCAAAATCGCCGCGAAGGCCTCCTGCTGTCCGGCAAAGGCTTCAAGCCGGGCGGCAAGATCGGTGTCGTTACTGCTCGACAGGGAAGGCACGGCATCACCTGGCAGGTCGAAGGCCGCGATGCTTTCGGCCAGAGCCTCTTGGGCGCGGGAGAGCGCCGCCATCATCCGCTCCGCTTGCAGATCTGAAGCCGATGGGCTCTGTCGCGCATCCGGCTCCTGATCCTCAGGATCGGCGAACACCGCGTCAAATTCGTCCTGCGGTTTTGACCGCTCCTCTTGCGGAGGGGGCAATTCCTGCGGCGAACGGCGAACGGGGGGCGCGATGGTCACGAAGGTTTTCGGCGCGGCCAGATGTTCCATGGCGCTTCCACCGGCATCCTCATCGAACCAATTGTCCGGCAAGACGGGTTTCATGCCATCGGTCTGCGGCGGACCGCTCCAGCCGATATCGACATGACGGGTAAAGCTCTTTTCCTTGTCCGCCCGACGGTCAGATTGTGTGGCCCCTCCAGACATGCCTCGCTCTGATGGCCGGGGTTGCTTCCACGGTTCCTCCACCTGCCGGTCTCCCAGAAGGCCGCGGGCGGTGGTGCCATTCGGGGCGATATCGGCAAGGATCGAGGAAATCGTCAGCGTCTCACTGCTAACCGGCATGGTTGGATCGGGATCGACCGCCTCAGGCGTCGCCTCACCGGTAATTGAAACGGTAAACCGGTAGCCGCGCACATCGATGCTGGCGCCGTGCTTGAGCCGGATCGTATCGCCTTCCAGCAGCAGCTTGCCATCGACCAATGTGCCATTGGCGCTCTGGTCGCTCAGCACGTAACCGTCCCGGTCCCGGCTGATGGTGCAATGCAGTTTCGAGACGCGACATTCATTGTCCGTCACTTGCCAATCGCAGGCAGGGGCGCGGCCAATGGTCCGGCGACCATAGTCCAGTGTCCATGTGGTCTGGCCCTTGGTAACTGGTTTTTCGGGGCGAAGTTCCAGCTTCATGCCAGACCTCCCTGCGGCATGGCCTGATATTCGGTAACCACGGCATCGCGGCTGTCAGTGCTTGCTGGGGCCAGCCGCGCCCAGCTGTTCCAGCCGAGCCGGGCAGGCATGGTCGCAGACCCCATCTGACAAAACGGAATGTCTTCTTTTTTCAGGACGACCTGGGCATCGATATCAAAGCCGTTGCCGATAAACAGGCGGGTGAGGGCGAAGATTTCCGCAAGACGCGGCTTGCCAGGCGATAGGCTGATATAATCGTCATAGCCAACCGGACCGATGACCAGCCTCAGTGCTCCGCTCCGGTCCATGACGGATGCACCCGCCATGGCGTTGACGCCGAGTCTTGGGCCGGACCCCTTGCCCATCTGGCTCAACTCTGCCGACGGAATGGAGACCCAGCGCGGACGAAACTGCTCAATCGCCACCGCCATGCCGGTAAACTCCTCCAGCATGGCTCGAAGACTGGCGACATTGCGGGTACGGTCGGCAAAAAATCCGGAAAACCGCAGGATCACATCTTCATTGATGCCTGCCTTTTCCACCAGTCCGGCGGTGCCGAAGCCGGTCAGCGATAGCAACACCTTGCGGAAGGTGTTTTGTTCCTTGGTGGCACTCCAGCGCAGCCGCCGTGCCAGCCGGTATTTCTCGCAGGCCGCCACAAACAGTTCCGAAAACCGGATGGCAAACAGGTTGAGAAAGCTGATCAAGGCGCGGGAACGCCGACGCTCTTCGCGCAGCAGCAATTCGTTATATTCCGGCGGCAGCGCGCCAAGCGGCCCGACCAGCGGCGCAAAAGCCGATTTGACGACATTGCCCTGCAACTTGCGGCGAAAACCGCTGACGGCAAGAGGGGCTGGCTGAATGCCGGAATGGGCCCCGACCTCCAGCTCCGTTCCCGATGACAGGTGCTGTGCCACCCGAAATGCCGTGGTCGATTCAAAATGGCCGGGGTCCTGCTCCAGCAGGCGGGCCAGCTTATCCTCATTGGGTTTGATCTGGATATTCATCGCCACCCCTACAGCAAAGGCCGCTCGGCGGCCCGGGCGGGCCAGCGGACAATTGGCTCGGACTGGCCGCGCATGGTGAGGGTCAGCCGGGTGAAACTGTTGACCGAGGTATAGAGCCCGCAGAAATGATCAATGATGCTGCCGAAGATGAAAGCGGCCGCCCGGTCGATCATAGCCGGGTCGAATTCGATCGTGACATCGGTGCCTGGCACCATGGCGGGGCCAAGCCGGGCGAGTGCATGTTTTGCCTCGACGCGGCTGATGGCCTCGACAAGCTGTCGCGTTTCCGGCGCATCGCGCAATGCATAGAGCGAAAGAATATCCTTCAGTGCCGAACCGTCATTGTCGAACAGTGACAGATGATTGAGCAGCAGATGGGAGACCAGCCGCCACTGGCGCGCCAGTTTTTCATGGATACGAATGGCGGGCGTTGGCGGTAAAAGCGCCTTGATCTCGGCCACGCTTTCACTGCGCTTGACCAATTGAAGGTGCGGGTGACCGCCGCCGAAAGGCAATTGGCTGGCAAGGTCTCTGTTCAGGCATAGGGTATCGACGCTGGCCGTCAGTCCGGTCGGCTCAAGCGGACCGCGATTGCGATCAACGAAGGCGATCTGGGTGTCCGATGATCCGTCATCCTCATCGAACCGGCGAACCGCCTGCCAGAACACACTGCTATTGGCGCCCCGCTGGCTGCTCCCGAAAAATGGCCGGGCATCCTGTTCTTCGCCGGACGCCGCCGAAAGCCGGACCTGTTCGACCATGTAGATTTCCCGGGTCGTTTGGCGGCGGCTGTCGGGCAGGAGCGAATATTCCGTGCGGCTGCCATCCAATGTCAGCGGTTCCGAGCTTTGCCGGAACAAATTGATGACCGGGGTGGCATTGAGGACGATGTCGCTGGCGGAAATCATCCGCTCCAGTCGCGCATCACTGCTGTCCAGATAGATGTAAAGCTCGACATCATCGCCCTGCCAGCGATCCATGCCGGATACTTCCAGGAACAGAAATTTTTGCGGCAACGTGAAAAACTCGGTCAGCAGCCGGTATCCGGCAAAACTGCCCGGTGCCGTGGGAAGCATCGCCTGCTCCGGCGCAAACCCCAGTGGACGCAGGTTTTCCGCTGGCAGAAAGACCGCATTGCGATCCTCCGAATGGCGTGCCAGCGCCATGCCGATGCAATGATTGGCCAGAAGCTCGAACAGGGCGGCGGCCTGCGCCCATGCGGAGGCAATGAAAAAAGTCAGGCGCTTGACGCCAAGCCCGGCCATGCTGTCCTGCTTGGGGGCCGTAGAGCGCAGGGACAGACGCAACACGCCTGCTGCACCTGCAAAGGGTGCCGCTGGCGCATCGAGTGGCAAGCCGGTCAGGCTGGCATTGCTGACCGTCATCGGGACAATTTCCACATCCTGCGTGGTGCGGAACTGGCAGGGATCGCCGCCGACCGGCTCGGTGACGATGTCGGTATGGCGCGGCAGCAATTGCATACCAGCCAGCGTTGCGCCTGGCGCAAATTGCACGATGCTCATCGGCGGCACCGGCGCCAGATAATGGGGATAAAGCGTTTCCAGCAGGCTGTCGGTCAGTTCCGGAAATTCATCATCCAGTTTCTGGCGAACGCGGGCGGCGGAATAGGCGAAACTCTGGATGATCCGCTCTACATGCGGATCGTCGGCCACATCACCCGACAGACGCAACCGACCGGCGATTTTCGGGAAGGCGCGGGCGAACTTTTCCGCACGCCTGCGCAGCGCGAACAATTCGTCATTATAGCGTTCCAGAAAGGTCTCAGCCATTCGACGCCTCGATGCGGAAAGCCTGGGTGGAAGGGTCGATGCGGGATTCGAAACTGACCGGCGGCATCCCGTCATAAAGACGGAACGTACCGTTGATGCGCATCCGCAAGGCGCGGTCGCCCTCTGTATTGCCTTTGAGGATCGTGACCTTGACGTCGGCGAGGCGGGTCTCAAACAGCGCAATGCGCCGTTCCACCAGTCTTGCCAGCCGAAGTTTGGATTCGTCCGTCGAAAGATTGGCCGAAAGAATACCATCGACGCCATAGGAGACCAACGCGTCCTGCAACTCGCTAAGGCCATCCGGTGGTGCTTGCGGGCAGCGGCGGGTGTTCAACAGCGCTTCCAGGTCGCGGCGGATCACTTCGCGCATCTCCCGCACCTGTTCGCTGACGCTGGTTTGCGGATCACTGTCCATATCAGGCGTATCGTCCAGCAGCCGGTCCAGGACGGATCGGTTCAATACCCGTTCAGAGGCGCGAAACCGTTGTAATGGATCAACCATGGGCAGCCTGCCTTTCGCCGGTCGCATCCGATTGCAAGCTTTCAAGATCGTGGAAAGACACCAGTTCGTCGCCCGCCAGCAGGCATCGCTGGCCAAGACCGGTGACGATCCCGTCCACCGCATCCATCCACTCGGTCTCATGGCCGAGTTGCAGGGCAGGGCTGGAATCGGCGCCATAATAAATGGCGGGAAGAAGCACGGTCGCCTCGGCGCCGCTTTCCAGTGTCAGTTCCGCCGGGCGGAAGGCCGTGTCCCGGGGGCGGCGTATCGGTTGAGGCGTAACAGACGCGATCCTTGAAAAATCGACCCAGAGATAGGCGCCGCCGGTGGTCAGCACTTCAAGCGCATGAGGGATACGGTCGTCGAGATCGCGGATATCGGCAACGGCGCCGCCGTTCCATAGCATCGGCACAGTGCCACGGCTCGCTTCCAGTTCGGCAAGCAGGGCCACGGCCTCGCTTGCCGCTCCTTCCTTCAGGGCCAGGTTGAGCTTTAGCGCAATCTGGTCGCTGGCGGTGAGGCCACCGGGAAAATCCGGCAGGGCACCGGTTTCAAACCAGGCTTTGCGGGCTGCCATCCCACGGATCTGCTGGCGCAGCATCGAAAAACCGACGGCATCCTGCGGCTGGAAGCGGACAGCCAATTCGCATTGGCTGTCGGCTTTTTCATAATCGCCAGCCAGAATCAGCAGGTCGATATAGAGATGGCGCAGGTCATGATCGCTGGCCGCCGTTTTCAATTCGGCTTTGACGGCATCCATGGCCTGGGCAAGATCTGCATCATCGAGCAGGCTGGCAATGCGGCGGGAGGCGGTACTCATGCAACTATCCTTTTCGGTTCCGTCTGCCCGGCGGTAGCGCCCATGGCGGCAGCGCCCGAGGTCTCGGCGACGAGATGAAAACTGGTGGAGATATCATCGAGCTGGAAATGCGGCTGCAATCTGACCGTGCAGGAAAAGGCGCCGGGTTTTCCAGGAATTTCCGTGACGTGGATGCCCGCTGAACGCAGCGGATAACGGCTTCTGAGCGACACATCCGCATCGTCATTGCCCAGCGTGTAGCCTGACAGCCAGTCTTCCAGCCGTCGCTGAATGACATTGGCGGTGCTGAGCTGGCCAATATTGTCGCGCATGATCACCTTCAGGTAATGCGAGAAGCGTGACGCGCAGAGCACATATTGCAGCATGGCCGCCAGCCGGGCATTTTGCCGGGCGGTTTCGCTGGAATAATGGCCCGGCGCGTGCAGCGACTGGTTGGCGTTGAAAATCGCGGATGATGAAAGATAGGTCGTGGCAACGGGGACGATGCCGAGATCGGACAGTTGCAATTCTTGTGAGCGTGTCAGTTTGACCTCGACGGGCGGCTGGGCGGACAGGCCCTCGCTTTCCACACCGATATCAAGGCCCGGCAATTGCCAGGGCGCCAGCATGCCGCCATCGATCTCGTCCTGGGTCACGCCGCGCATGTCGGCAAACCAGCCGGAATCGATAAAGGTGCGCAGAATAATCGCCGCAAAGGCGAAGGCACTGTTTCCCCAGAGCAAAGTCTCTCCGCTTTCCGAGAGATGTTCACGAAACGGAAAACCGTCATTGCGCTTGCGCCAGAATGGTTTGTGCGGCGGGCGCATCAGCACGCGCGGTGCAACCAGGCCCAGGAAACGAGTATCGTCATTGCCGCGCAAGCTATTCCAGCGCAGCCGCATCTTGTCCTGTTGCAGCCAGGAAAAATCGGAAACCCGGTTCAGTTCGCGGAAGGTTTCAAGCCCGATGGCCTGCGGCGATGCACCGGCGATGAAGGGACAAAAGGCCGCTGCGGCTACCGTTGAAAGTCGTGCAAGCGTACTGACTGTATCGCTACCATCGATGGTGGCGGGAGAGAGATCGTAATCGCCGACCAGAAGTCCGAACGGTTCACCGCCCGGCATGCCGAATTCTCTGTTATAGACCAGTTCGAACAGGTGGCTCTGGTCGAAATCGGTGGCGCGTTCCATGCTGCGCGCCAATTCTTTCCAACTGGCGCTGATCAGCTTGATTTTCACCTCGGCGCTGCGTCCGGCTTCGCGGACTAGCAAGTCAAGACCAAGCCACCGCGCTTCCATCGCCTGGAAGTCGGGATGATGTAGAATTGCATTCACCTGCCGGTTCAAAACCGCGTCGATTTCCGCGATCAACCGATCCGCCAGCATCCGTGACGATGTCCTCACAATACCCCCCGGTGGACGCGCATGTTTGATGACGTTGACGATAGAGGTCTGCGCGAAGCACCCGCGCAGACCTTTGATGATCGATCAGTTTTTCGATGGAATACGGGCAACCATGCGCAGCGAAGTTGTCAGCTCTTCCATCTGCAACCATGGACGCAGCCAGGCGACCGCATTGTAGGAGCCCGGTTTGCCAGGGATTTCCTGTACCGTCACCTTGGCATCGCGCAGCGGATACTTTGCGCGCGAATCTTCTCCAGCATCGTCATTCGCATTGACGTAATTGGAGATCCAGCGATTGAGCCAGACTTCGCAATCGTCTGCTTCCATGAAGGAGCCGATCTTGTCGCGGCCCATGACCTTCAGATAATGGGCGAACCGTGAGGTCGCCATCATATAGGGCAGGCGGGCGGAAACGGCGGCATTGGCTGTCGCTTCGGGCTTGTCGTAGAGCTTCGGCTTATGGGCGGTTTGCGCGCCGAAGAACACGGCGTAATCGGTGTTCTTGTAGTGGCAGAGCGGAAGGAAGCCCAGCTTGCCCAACTCGGCGTCGCGACGGTCGGTAATGCCGACTTCTGTCGGGCATTTCAGGTCGAGGTCGCCATCATCGCTTGAGAACACATGCATGGGCAGGTTTTCCACCTTGCCGCCGTTTTCTGCGCCACGGATGGCTGTGCACCAGCCGTTCTTCGCAAAGGCTTCGGTGAGGCGTGTCCCCATGACGTAGGCGGCATTCATCCAGCAATAGCTGTCGTGATGCAGCTCGCCGCTTGCCTCGCCCAGGGTTTCATCAAAACCGAACTCGTCGATCTGGCTGGTTTTCGGGCTATAGGGCATACGCGCCAACACCCGGGGAAGGGCCAGCGTGACGAAACGCGAATCGTCGCTTTCGCGGAAGCTGCGCCATTTCGCATATTCCACGGTCTCGAAGATCTTTTCGAGATCGCGGGGCCGCGACAATTCCCGGAAATCGTCAAAGCCAAACATGCGCGGGCTTGCTGCCGAGACAAACGGTGCGAAGGCTGCGGCGGCAATCGAGGACACGCCCTGAAGCAATTGGACGTCCTCGAAAGAATTATCGAATTCGTAATCGCCGACGACAGCACCCATCGGTTCACCGCCAGGCGTGCCGAATTCGTCTTCATAAATCGACTTGAACAGCCGCGACTGGTCGAATTCGACCGCTTTGGCCAGGTCTTTCGACAGTTCGCGCTTGGAGGCGTTCAGCACCCGGATTTTCAGGTTGACGCTGGTTTCAGAATTCTTGACCAGATAGTTCAGCCCTCGCCAGCTGCCTTCCAGCTTGGTAAATTCCGGCGATTGCATAATGGCGGCGAGCTGGGTGGAAATCACCTTGTCCAGCTCGGCAATGGCATTGTTCAAGGTGACCGTCAGGTTGCGGTCGTATTTTACAGTACCTTTCAGGGCCTGATCCGTCAGGGTGCTCAAAAGGTTGCGGGCGCGGTCCGGCTCCGTCTGACGGGTGGCGGCAACGACTTTCGACAACAGCCCCTGTTCCTCGGTGGCGGCGGTCGGTTCATTCGGCTTCAAAACGCTTTCAGCGCTCATCTCTTCAATCCTTTCAAAGCGGCGTCACATAAGGGCCGCCAGTCAAAGAGTTTTCGGTTGGACCGGCTGGTGTCAGCTCTGGCCGTTGCTGTCGGGCCGGTCTTTCAGCTCGGCGACGAGCTTTGAAAGATCACCACGGTTTTGCAGAATGTCTTCGAGAAGCCGTTCGAGATCTTCGGAACGGTCCGCCTTGCTGAGTAGGTCGCGCAATTCATTGCGGGCATCCAGAAGCGCTTTCAGCGCTGGCACCTGCTGCACTACCGACCCCGGCAGGAAATCGTCCATGCTTTCGAACTTCAGATTGACGCCGATGTCGGTGCCGTCATTGTCAATGGTATTCTTCACCTGGATATTCAGGCCGGGCGTCATGCGGCGCATCACATCGTCGAAATTGTCCCGGTCGATCTGGACGAATTTCCGCTCGTTGAACGGCTTCAGCGGCTGGGTCGGGTTGCCGGAGAAATCGCCGAGCACACCCACCACGAAAGGCAGTTCCTTGATCACCATCGCACCTTCGGTTTCCACCTCGTATTTGATGTGGACCCTGGGCTTGCGAACCCGCTCTAGCTTTTCATGCACACTTGCCATCACTGACCCTCCTTGCGTGCCCCCTGGGCATCAAAAAATCCGGTAGGCGGATGCCGAAGCCTCCGCCGATGTGTGTTAGTTTCCGCTCTCCTTGGCCGGTTTGATGCCGGCAGCAATGAGAATGGCATTTCTGGTCTGTGCTTCCGGCAGCAACTCCGTCAGCAATTCGGAAAAATCCATGCGTCCTCGCCGCACCAGGGTTTCAATCGACAGCGAAATCGGCGAATGCGGTTCCGTGCGGCGGAAATAGCGGGCGACATTCATCAGGAGATCGAAGGCGTCTTCACGCGAAGCAATGCCTTCGGGCCCCTCGGCTGGGCGGGCAGCGGGCTGGATTGCGCCGGCCGCAGCATTCTGTTGGGTCGTCTGTCCATCTTCACCTGAAGGGGTGGCATTCTGATTGGCAGGCAATGTCGCGTCGTCGCGCCCGCCAAGACTGCGAATCGCCGCAATGATTTCCTCAAGCACGTTGCGGATATTGGATGCCGGTGGGGCAAACTGTCCGTAGCGCTGGGTAACGAGCGCATTGAAGCCATTGAAGGCGGCGAGGCATGTGTTGACCTCGGCCAGATGAGCAGAGAGAGCAGCTATTCCGGCCTCGGCTGCGGCCTGATGCAGGCTATCGCGCAAACCCGTTTCATCACTGCGCTGGGCAAGTTGATAGTCCCAAAGCGTGAATTCCCCGAATTTCCCAAGCGGCAAAAGCGAAGACAGGCGTAAGGGCTGAATCAATGTTCCCTCGGCGCCAAAACCATTCAATCCGGCAAAGGGTGCCAGCTTTTCCTCGATATCTTCATCATCAATCGAATGAAGCTCGTCGCTATATCGTTCTATAAGCGACGCCGTCGCTTCATAAACTTCACTCAGGCCGGGAAACCCTTCAAGTCGC
This portion of the Allorhizobium ampelinum S4 genome encodes:
- the tssL gene encoding type VI secretion system protein TssL, long form, whose protein sequence is MSNERPPSWQDLPTVVEVTEEKRLQDDNARKVADLLDGETSQPAPNDSGARMPVAHLIDNFRFGSSEMPVLVRSAAPLLNLAHALRYRAEQPDIEELRQVCINAVNRYERDLASARISPERARAAHYVVCATIDDVVLSTPWGVRAGWARSGLVSTFHNDVTGGDRVFDILDHFHQSPGSAKDLLLLIYLSLSLAFEGRTRVSSKGPLELSRIRDSLYKTLLGQYGVFERELSPHWQGVHARHKPLRTMAALWTVLSLLALALGLGYLFFTLTLNDSSDRTFERLAGLGPHEAPGVMITVPVPEPQPQPTVAQQEPEPQPVKPPEPPPPSRLKNLITFLQPEVEKKLVSLSDANGRLRVRINNSGLFDTGSADVKGQFRDLLQRIGGALAAEKFRAVVIGYTDNVPIKTVQFPSNWHLSEARAKAVGEILSSFTGPDAILTEGRADSDPIAGNDTPEGREMNRRTEILVLTNPDEKITDAGILTPPVESIDNGPNNQVPNTSIKTQQGAKP
- the tssK gene encoding type VI secretion system baseplate subunit TssK codes for the protein MRHENRVAWTEGMFLRVQHFQQSDRWTERLVRSVARSLTPYPWGILEIGLDRSALAIGQFALSGLRGMLPDGTPFDAPEDTDLPAALELDESVKNAVIYLALPARQPGKADMAQTGTSAVNSVRLVASPYEAPDANVETDFLAPIDVGRLNLKLLKTGDDLAGYELLGLARVVEVRSDKAVLLDPDFIPASLNCTASSRLHELMTELLGIVRHRAEAIAERIGDPTIRGTAEVGDYFLLQILNRADPLLKHALSNATRLHPIQFYEQCIQLAGELATFTMESKRATDFPAYRHDDLKATFGAVFEDLRTSLSSVLAQSAVAIELVERRHGVRVGTINDRSLLRDAGFVLAVRADMSAEDVRRTLPARIKVGPVERIAELVNVALPGIPVRPLPVLPRQLPYRAGTIYFELDTKTPLWKQLETSGAIALHLAGDFPGLELEMWALRE
- a CDS encoding FHA domain-containing protein produces the protein MKLELRPEKPVTKGQTTWTLDYGRRTIGRAPACDWQVTDNECRVSKLHCTISRDRDGYVLSDQSANGTLVDGKLLLEGDTIRLKHGASIDVRGYRFTVSITGEATPEAVDPDPTMPVSSETLTISSILADIAPNGTTARGLLGDRQVEEPWKQPRPSERGMSGGATQSDRRADKEKSFTRHVDIGWSGPPQTDGMKPVLPDNWFDEDAGGSAMEHLAAPKTFVTIAPPVRRSPQELPPPQEERSKPQDEFDAVFADPEDQEPDARQSPSASDLQAERMMAALSRAQEALAESIAAFDLPGDAVPSLSSSNDTDLAARLEAFAGQQEAFAAILQTMMQAAGRSLDPRLLEAKVDANSPVRLPFLAERDYWAAYRQLFQAEGRILSFRDFMRRAAMGEQAEEPAVPVQADRVMGVETTDET
- the tssG gene encoding type VI secretion system baseplate subunit TssG, whose product is MNIQIKPNEDKLARLLEQDPGHFESTTAFRVAQHLSSGTELEVGAHSGIQPAPLAVSGFRRKLQGNVVKSAFAPLVGPLGALPPEYNELLLREERRRSRALISFLNLFAIRFSELFVAACEKYRLARRLRWSATKEQNTFRKVLLSLTGFGTAGLVEKAGINEDVILRFSGFFADRTRNVASLRAMLEEFTGMAVAIEQFRPRWVSIPSAELSQMGKGSGPRLGVNAMAGASVMDRSGALRLVIGPVGYDDYISLSPGKPRLAEIFALTRLFIGNGFDIDAQVVLKKEDIPFCQMGSATMPARLGWNSWARLAPASTDSRDAVVTEYQAMPQGGLA
- the tssF gene encoding type VI secretion system baseplate subunit TssF gives rise to the protein MAETFLERYNDELFALRRRAEKFARAFPKIAGRLRLSGDVADDPHVERIIQSFAYSAARVRQKLDDEFPELTDSLLETLYPHYLAPVPPMSIVQFAPGATLAGMQLLPRHTDIVTEPVGGDPCQFRTTQDVEIVPMTVSNASLTGLPLDAPAAPFAGAAGVLRLSLRSTAPKQDSMAGLGVKRLTFFIASAWAQAAALFELLANHCIGMALARHSEDRNAVFLPAENLRPLGFAPEQAMLPTAPGSFAGYRLLTEFFTLPQKFLFLEVSGMDRWQGDDVELYIYLDSSDARLERMISASDIVLNATPVINLFRQSSEPLTLDGSRTEYSLLPDSRRQTTREIYMVEQVRLSAASGEEQDARPFFGSSQRGANSSVFWQAVRRFDEDDGSSDTQIAFVDRNRGPLEPTGLTASVDTLCLNRDLASQLPFGGGHPHLQLVKRSESVAEIKALLPPTPAIRIHEKLARQWRLVSHLLLNHLSLFDNDGSALKDILSLYALRDAPETRQLVEAISRVEAKHALARLGPAMVPGTDVTIEFDPAMIDRAAAFIFGSIIDHFCGLYTSVNSFTRLTLTMRGQSEPIVRWPARAAERPLL
- the tssE gene encoding type VI secretion system baseplate subunit TssE — encoded protein: MVDPLQRFRASERVLNRSVLDRLLDDTPDMDSDPQTSVSEQVREMREVIRRDLEALLNTRRCPQAPPDGLSELQDALVSYGVDGILSANLSTDESKLRLARLVERRIALFETRLADVKVTILKGNTEGDRALRMRINGTFRLYDGMPPVSFESRIDPSTQAFRIEASNG
- a CDS encoding type VI secretion system accessory protein TagJ codes for the protein MSTASRRIASLLDDADLAQAMDAVKAELKTAASDHDLRHLYIDLLILAGDYEKADSQCELAVRFQPQDAVGFSMLRQQIRGMAARKAWFETGALPDFPGGLTASDQIALKLNLALKEGAASEAVALLAELEASRGTVPMLWNGGAVADIRDLDDRIPHALEVLTTGGAYLWVDFSRIASVTPQPIRRPRDTAFRPAELTLESGAEATVLLPAIYYGADSSPALQLGHETEWMDAVDGIVTGLGQRCLLAGDELVSFHDLESLQSDATGERQAAHG